One segment of Erigeron canadensis isolate Cc75 chromosome 2, C_canadensis_v1, whole genome shotgun sequence DNA contains the following:
- the LOC122589393 gene encoding ER membrane protein complex subunit 10 encodes MKLTTKSSSIFFFLLTLFLIISSNSAFQSDELIADDEEFGLEGGLRTTSSPDADVILSSSSSRPLQSPPASTLRKRSSDSESDSRVQFALQHAFGDSSDFSAAGTFTARLKTSALGGQTLTKLRFSRNDLTATEKENFKKLLENDDYYRIRLPSDVLNAPGRDYVISSVKARCLPRNGLDEHIVIHMEGVNILAVNYGSLGACQYPRQSKLPSKWSFNSHTVLKYSELAPRTPTFSEDIGSVEIGDEEGVKPLVERSFWAKYWMYLVPLGLIVMNAVTQAMNMPEEQASGQAGAQPQQAVGAVPRGQGAAVRRR; translated from the exons ATGAAACTCACCACCAAATCTTCAtcaatcttcttcttcctcttaaCTCTCTTTCTAATCATATCATCAAATTCCGCTTTTCAATCCGACGAGCTTATCGCCGACGATGAAGAATTCGGTCTAGAAGGCGGTCTTCGTACTACTTCATCACCCGATGCTGACGTCATCCTCTCGTCATCATCTTCTCGTCCACTGCAGTCACCACCTGCTAGTACTCTTAGAAAGAGATCATCAGACTCTGAATCGGATTCTAGAGTCCAATTCGCTCTTCAACACGCCTTTGGTGATTCCTCTGATTTCTCCGCCGCCGGCACTTTCACCGCTCGCTTGAAAACCTCCGCTCTCGGTggtcag ACTCTGACAAAGCTTCGGTTCTCGAGGAATGATCTTACTGCAACAGAAAAGGAGAACTTTAAA AAACTACTTGAGAATGATGACTATTACCGAATAAGGTTGCCGTCTGATGTGTTAAATGCTCCTGGGAGGGACTATGTTATTTCCTCAGTGAAGGCA AGATGTCTCCCGAGGAATGGTTTGGATGAGCATATTGTTATACACATG GAAGGTGTTAATATTTTGGCTGTCAACTATGGTTCTCTTGGGGCTTGCCAGTATCCCCGGCAATCAAAACTT CCTTCAAAATGGTCCTTCAATTCTCACACAGTTTTAAAATACAGTGAGCTGGCGCCgag GACTCCAACATTTTCTGAAGATATTGGCAGCGTTGAGATAGGTGATGAAGAAGGTGTAAAGCCATTGGTGGAGAGGTCCTTCTGGGCTAAATAT TGGATGTACCTGGTTCCTCTTGGACTCATTGTCATGAATGCTGTCACCCAAGCCATGAACATGCCTGAGGAACAGGCAAGTGGTCAGGCTGGTGCCCAACCGCAGCAGGCAGTTGGAGCCGTACCTCGGGGACAGGGTGCAGCTGTACGTAGACGGTGA
- the LOC122587186 gene encoding caffeic acid 3-O-methyltransferase-like has translation MDSKEEDFTYAMQLVTSTSLTMVLVNTIELKIFEAIAEAGPDSRLSSHEIVSRLSITNQDAPDMLDRMLRLLASHSIVTCTESKDHESRPVRVYGLTPVAKYFIPNKDGASLGALMLLLQDKVFIDSWFELKDSVIEGGVPFNKVHGTHAFEYPALDARFNEVFNNAMVNHTTIVMKEILECYQGFTNVKHLVDVGGGLGITINMIVSKHPTIRGINFDLPHVIRHAPVYPGIEHVGGDMFQEVPSCDAVFMKWILHDWSDDHCAKLLKNCYRALPHDGKVIIVEAILPFLPDKSYYVKATTHVDAIMMTQNPGGKERTEDEFLALAKGAGFAGIRKECFVCNFWVMEFYK, from the exons ATGGATTCTAAAGAAGAAGACTTTACATATGCAATGCAGTTAGTTACCTCCACATCATTAACCATGGTGTTGGTCAATACAATCGAACTTAAGATTTTTGAGGCAATAGCTGAGGCTGGCCCTGATTCTCGGCTCTCGTCTCATGAGATTGTTTCTCGCTTGTCAATCACCAACCAAGACGCTCCTGATATGCTTGACCGAATGCTTAGGTTGCTTGCGAGCCATTCCATTGTCACTTGCACTGAGAGTAAAGACCATGAATCAAGACCGGTTCGAGTGTATGGTCTCACTCCCGTTGCTAAATACTTTATCCCTAACAAAGACGGGGCTTCCTTAGGCGCATTGATGCTGTTGCTTCAAGACAAGGTGTTCATTGATAGTTG GTTTGAACTTAAAGATTCAGTTATAGAAGGTGGTGTTCCATTCAACAAGGTTCATGGAACACACGCATTTGAGTATCCGGCCTTAGATGCAAGATTCAATGAGGTTTTCAACAATGCAATGGTAAACCACACTACTATTGTGATGAAGGAAATCCTTGAGTGCTACCAAGGTTTCACCAATGTCAAACACTTGGTCGATGTAGGAGGTGGTCTAGGAATCACTATTAATATGATTGTGTCAAAACATCCCACCATCAGAGGGATTAACTTTGATTTGCCTCATGTGATTCGTCATGCCCCAGTGTATCCTG GTATTGAACATGTTGGAGGAGATATGTTTCAAGAGGTGCCAAGTTGTGATGCTGTTTTCATGAAG TGGATCCTTCACGACTGGAGTGATGATCATTGTGCAAAGCTGCTAAAAAACTGTTACCGGGCTTTGCCACATGACGGAAAAGTTATAATAGTAGAGGCAATTCTTCCTTTCCTGCCAGACAAAAGCTACTATGTGAAAGCCACTACCCATGTTGATGCTATCATGATGACCCAAAATCCGGGAGGAAAGGAGCGCACCGAGGATGAGTTTCTTGCCTTGGCTAAAGGTGCAGGATTCGCGGGTATCCGAAAGGAATGTTTTGTTTGCAACTTTTGGGTCATGGAATTTTACAAGTGA